In the genome of Arthrobacter alpinus, the window CCGGCACCCACCCATTCAACGGAACCGTCAGTGAAGAACTGTTCCTTCCAAATGGGCACTTCCGCTTTGATTCGCTCGACGAGGGCCGAACACAATTCAAAAGCCTCTGCCCGGTGCGAGGAGGCGACGGCACACACGAGGGCCGGCTCACCGATCTCTAGCGGACCAACACGGTGCGCCAGCCAGATTCGAACTGGGTGGCCGCTGGGATCCCTGACGGCGCCGAGGGAGGCGACCACCTCGTTCAGGACTGCTGTGGCGAGTGGATGGGCGCTGTAGCTCAACCGCTGAACTTGCTTGCCGCCATCGTGGTTTCGCACCACACCGCTGAAGGAGACCACGGCCCCAGCGGTGTCCGATTCCACAGCGGCGATGGCGGCATCCACGGAGATGGGTTGGGAGCTCAACCCGGCAAAAACGACCTCAATGCTAGTGTCCATGGTGGCCCCCCACCTGTTCGCACAGGTGCTTGATGATGGGGTCCAGGACGGCGAGCCCGTCCATGACGCCGGAGGGTGAACCCGGCAGATTCACAATCAGCGTCTGGCCGGCCAGCCCAGCGTATCCGCGGCTCAACGCGGCCATGGGCGTTTTGCTCATCCCAGCTGCCCGCATGGCCTCCATGATGCCCGGGATTTCCCGTTGGAGCAGGGGCAGGGTCATCTCGGGGGTCTGGTCATCCGGGCTCAGGCCCGTTCCCCCACTGGTCAGGACCACGGCCGGGTGCTGCGTCAGCACAGCCCGCAGTGCGGCTCCGACCGGGGCGCCGTCAGGGACAACGATGGGGGTCATGGCGTCGAAGCCGTGTTCGCCCAACCAATCGGCTATGACGGGACCTGTGAGGTCCTGATAGGTCCCCATGGCGGCTCGGGTTGAGGCAATGATGACTGCTGCTGTGCCCAGCGTCGTGCCGGGTTCGCAGGCGCTCATGATCCTTGTCCTTCGCTGGCGATCCAGTCACCGCTCTTGCCACCGC includes:
- a CDS encoding molybdenum cofactor biosynthesis protein MoaE codes for the protein MDTSIEVVFAGLSSQPISVDAAIAAVESDTAGAVVSFSGVVRNHDGGKQVQRLSYSAHPLATAVLNEVVASLGAVRDPSGHPVRIWLAHRVGPLEIGEPALVCAVASSHRAEAFELCSALVERIKAEVPIWKEQFFTDGSVEWVGAGHVPPDAAPENSQP
- a CDS encoding MogA/MoaB family molybdenum cofactor biosynthesis protein, coding for MSACEPGTTLGTAAVIIASTRAAMGTYQDLTGPVIADWLGEHGFDAMTPIVVPDGAPVGAALRAVLTQHPAVVLTSGGTGLSPDDQTPEMTLPLLQREIPGIMEAMRAAGMSKTPMAALSRGYAGLAGQTLIVNLPGSPSGVMDGLAVLDPIIKHLCEQVGGHHGH